In Castor canadensis chromosome 11, mCasCan1.hap1v2, whole genome shotgun sequence, a single genomic region encodes these proteins:
- the Cluh gene encoding clustered mitochondria protein homolog isoform X2 translates to MVIKTDELPAAAPADSAREHGSQAGSKGRPGAAEPPSVMLLNGDYPENMKKEEVIEPPRENGLDEGEPGDETTGQEVIVIQDTGFSVKILAPGIEPFSLQVSPQEMVQEIHQVLMDREDTCHRTCFSLHLDGNMLDHFSELRSVEGLQEGSVLRVVEEPYTVREARIHVRHVRDLLKSLDPSDAFNGVDCNSLSFLSVFTDGDLGDSGKRKKGLEMDPIDCTPPEYILPGSRERPLCPLQPQNRDWKPLQCLKVLTMSGWNPPPGNRKMHGDLMYLFVITAEDRQVSITASTRGFYLNQSTAYHFNPKPASPRFLSHSLVELLNQISPTFKKNFAVLQKKRVQRHPFERIATPFQVYSWTAPQAEHAMDCVRAEDAYTSRLGYEEHIPGQTRDWNEELQTTRELPRKNLPERLLRERAIFKVHSDFTAAATRGAMAVIDGNVMAINPSEETKMQMFIWNNIFFSLGFDVRDHYKDFGGDVAAYVAPTNDLNGVRTYNAVDVEGLYTLGTVVVDYRGYRVTAQSIIPGILERDQEQSVIYGSIDFGKTVVSHPRYLELLERTSRPLKILRHRVLNDRDEEVELCSSVECKGIIGNDGRHYILDLLRTFPPDLNFLPVAGEELPEECSRAGFPRAHRHKLCCLRQELVDAFVEHRYLLFMKLAALQLMQQKASKVENPTSLENGDLPSSESKHEDPLGSEAGNEEGSSTSGLAKVKELAETIASDDSTDPRSREVIHNACKAVGSISSTAFDIRFNPDIFSPGVRFPESCQDEVQDQKQLLKDAAAFLLSCQIPGLVKDCTDHAVLPMDGATLAEVMRQRGINMRYLGKVLDLVLRSPARDQLDHIYKIGIGELITRSAKHIFKTYLQGVELSGLSAAISHFLNCFLSSYPNPVAHLPADELVSKKRNKRRKNRPPGAADNTAWAVMTPQELWKNICQEAKNYFDFNLECDAVDQAVETYGLQKITLLREISLKTGIQILLKEYSFDSRHKPAFTEEDVLNIFPVVKHVNPKASDAFHFFQSGQAKVQQGFLKEGCELINEALNLFNNVYGAMHVEICACLRLLARLHYIMGDYAEALSNQQKAVLMSERVMGIEHPNTIQEYMHLALYCFASSQLSTALSLLYRARYLMLLVFGEDHPEMALLDNNIGLVLHGVMEYDLSLRFLENALAVSTKYHGPKALKVALSHHLVARVYESKAEFRSALQHEKEGYTIYKTQLGEDHEKTKESSEYLKCLTQQAVALQRTMNEIYRNGSSANIPALKFTAPSMASVLEQLNVINGILFIPLSQKDLENLKAEVARRHQLQEASKNRDKTEEPMATESEPARAPEDVGSQPQAAKDPSSQSLQG, encoded by the exons ATGGTCATCAAGACGGACGAGTTGCCGGCGGCCGCCCCGGCCGACAGCGCCCGGGAGCACGGCTCGCAGGCCGGTAGCAAGGGGCGACCAGGCGCGGCCG AGCCTCCCTCTGTCATGCTGTTGAATGGGGACTACCcagagaacatgaagaaggaggaggtgaTTGAGCCACCCAGGGAAAATGGGCTGGATGAGGGTGAGCCAGGAGATGAGACCACGGGACAGGAAGTCATTGTCATTCAAGACACGGGCTTCTCTGTGAAGATCCTGGCCCCTGGCATTGAGCCCTTCTCCCTTCAG GTGTCCCCCCAAGAGATGGTGCAGGAGATCCACCAGGTGCTCATGGACCGTGAAGACACGTGTCACCGTACCTGCTTCTCACTACACCTGGATGGGAACATGCTAGACCACTTTTCAGAGCTCCGCAGTGTTGAGGGGCTCCAGGAGGGCTCAGTGCTCCGTGTGGTGGAAG AGCCATACACAGTACGTGAGGCCCGCATCCATGTGCGCCATGTTAGAGACCTGCTCAAGAGCCTGGACCCATCTGATGCCTTCAATGGGGTTGACTGCAATTCCTTGTCCTTCCTGAGTGTCTTCACCGATGGCGACCTGGGAG ACAGTGGGAAGCGGAAGAAGGGCTTGGAGATGGACCCCATCGACTGCACACCACCTGAGTACATCCTGCCAGGGAGCCGGGAGCGGCCACTATGTCCTCTGCAGCCCCAGAACCGGGACTGGAAG CCCCTGCAGTGTCTAAAAGTACTCACCATGAGCGGCTGGAACCCACCCCCTGGGAATCGCAAGATGCACGGGGACCTCATGTATCTGTTTGTGATCACAGCCGAGGACCGGCAAGTCAGCATCACTGCTTCCACGAGGGGCTTCTACCTGAACCA GTCCACAGCCTACCACTTCAACCCCAAGCCTGCCAGCCCCCGCTTCCTCAGCCATTCCCTAGTAGAACTGCTCAACCAGATCAGCCCAACCTTCAAAAAAAACTTTGCTGTGCTGCAGAAGAAAAG GGTCCAGCGCCACCCGTTCGAGAGGATCGCCACCCCATTCCAGGTGTACAGCTGGACAGCTCCCCAGGCAGAGCATGCCATGGACTGTGTGCGTGCAGAGGATGCCTACACGTCGAGGCTGGGCTACGAGGAGCACATTCCTGGACAG ACCCGGGACTGGAATGAGGAGCTTCAAACGACAAGGGAGCTGCCCCGCAAGAACCTGCCTGAGCGGCTGCTTCGAGAAAGAGCCATATTTAAG gTGCATAGCGACTTCACAGCCGCAGCCACACGGGGTGCCATGGCAGTCATTGATGGAAACGTGATGGCCATCAACCCCAGTGAGGAGACCAAGATGCAGATGTTCATCTGGAACAACATCTTCTTTAGCCTGGGCTTTGATGTCCGTGACCACTACAAGGACTTTGGTGGGGATGTAGCAGCCTATGTTGCACCCACTAATGACCTGAATGGTGTTCGCACCTACAATGCAGTGGACGTGGAGGGGCTGTAcacactgggcacagtggtggtAGACTACCGTGGCTACCGGGTCACAGCTCAGTCCATCATCCCTGGCATCCTGGAGCGGGACCAGGAACAGAGTGTCATCTATGGCTCCATTGACTTTGGTAAGACAGTAGTATCACACCCTCGGTACTTGGAGCTGCTGGAGCGCACCAGCCGTCCCCTCAAGATCCTGCGGCACCGGGTGCTCAATGACCGAGATGAGGAGGTGGAGCTCTGCTCCTCGGTGGAGTGCAAGGGCATCATCGGCAACGATGGGCGCCATTATATCCTTGACCTGCTGCGCACCTTCCCACCTGATCTCAACTTCCTGCCTGTGGCTGGTGAGGAGCTGCCAGAGGAGTGCAGCCGTGCTGGCTTCCCCCGTGCCCACCGTCACAAGCTGTGTTGCCTGCGCCAGGAGCTGGTAGATGCCTTTGTGGAGCACAG GTACCTGCTTTTCATGAAGCTGGCTGCCCTGCAGCTGATGCAGCAGAAGGCCAGCAAGGTGGAGAACCCCACCTCCTTGGAAAATGGTGACCTTCCCTCCTCGGAATCTAAGCATGAAGACCCTCTGGGATCTGAGGCAGGAAATGAGGAGGGCAGTAGTACAAGTGGCCTGGCCAAGGTGAAGGAGCTGGCAGAGACCATCGCTTCAGACGACAGTACAG ACCCCCGGAGCCGGGAGGTGATCCATAATGCGTGCAAGGCTGTGGGCTCCATCAGCAGCACGGCCTTTGACATTCGCTTCAACCCTGACATATTCTCACCAG GGGTTCGCTTCCCTGAGTCCTGCCAGGACGAAGTTCAGGATCAGAAGCAGCTGCTAAAAGACGCAGCTGCCTTCTTGCTCTCTTGCCAGATTCCTGGCTTG GTGAAGGACTGTACAGACCATGCAGTGCTGCCCATGGACGGGGCCACACTGGCCGAGGTGATGCGCCAGCGTGGCATCAACATGCGCTACCTAGGCAAGGTGCTGGACCTGGTTCTGCGGAGCCCAGCCCGTGACCAGCTGGACCACATCTAT AAAATCGGCATTGGAGAGCTCATCACACGCTCTGCCAAGCATATCTTCAAGACGTACTTACAG GGAGTTGAGCTCTCAGGCCTCTCAGCTGCCATCAGCCACTTTCTAAATTGCTTCCTGAGCTCCTACCCCAACCCTGTGGCCCACCTGCCTGCTGATGAGCTGGTCTCCAAGAAGAGGAACAAGAGGAGGAAAAACCGGCCCCCAGGGGCTGCAGATAACACCGCCTGGGCTGTCATGACCCCCCAGGAGCTCTGGAAGAACATTTGCCAGGAGGCCAAGAATTACTTCGACTTTAACCTTGAGTG tGATGCCGTGGACCAGGCTGTGGAGACCTATGGCCTGCAGAAGATAACGCTGCTGCGGGAGATCTCCCTCAAAACTGGAATCCAG ATCCTGCTGAAGGAGTACAGCTTCGACAGCCGCCACAAGCCAGCCTTCACCGAGGAGGATGTGCTCAACATCTTCCCCGTAGTCAAACACGTCAACCCCAAGGCTTCGGATGCCTTCCACTTCTTCCAGAGTGGGCAGGCCAAAGTACAGCAGG GTTTCCTGAAGGAGGGCTGTGAACTTATTAACGAGGCCCTGAACCTGTTCAACAATGTGTATGGAGCCATGCATGTGGAGATCTGCGCCTGCCTGCGCCTCCTGGCCCGACTCCACTATATCATGGGCGACTACGCTGAG GCACTGAGTAACCAACAGAAGGCAGTGCTGATGAGCGAGCGAGTGATGGGTATTGAGCACCCAAACACAATCCAGGAATAT ATGCACCTGGCCCTTTACTGCTTCGCCAGCAGCCAGCTGTCCACGGCCCTGAGTCTGCTGTACCGTGCTCGCTACCTCATGCTGCTTGTGTTTGGGGAGGACCATCCTGAGATGGCACTACTGGAC AACAACATTGGGCTGGTGCTGCACGGCGTGATGGAGTACGACCTGTCTCTGCGCTTCCTGGAGAATGCACTGGCTGTCAGCACCAAGTACCATGGGCCCAAGGCCCTCAAGGTGGCCCTCAG CCACCACCTTGTCGCCCGGGTCTACGAGAGCAAAGCTGAGTTCCGGTCAGCCCTGCAGCATGAGAAGGAAGGCTACACCATCTACAAGACCCAG CTGGGTGAGGACCATGAGAAGACCAAGGAAAGTTCTGAGTACCTCAAGTGCCTGACTCAGCAGGCCGTGGCCCTGCAGCGCACCATGAATGAGATCTACCGCAATGGCTCCAGCGCCAACATCCCAGCCCTCAAG TTCACAGCTCCCAGCATGGCCAGTGTCCTGGAGCAGCTCAACGTCATCAATGGCATCCTCTTCATTCCTCTCAG CCAAAAAGACTTGGAAAATCTGAAGGCTGAGGTGGCACGGCGGCACCAGCTCCAGGAGGCCAGCAAAAACAGGGATAAGACCGAGGAGCCCATGGCCACTGAGTCTGAGCCAGCGAGGGCCCCAGAGGATGTGGGCTCCCAGCCCCAGGCTGCCAAGGACCCTTCCTCCCAGAGTTTGCAGGGATAA
- the Cluh gene encoding clustered mitochondria protein homolog isoform X1, translated as MVIKTDELPAAAPADSAREHGSQAGSKGRPGAAEPPSVMLLNGDYPENMKKEEVIEPPRENGLDEGEPGDETTGQEVIVIQDTGFSVKILAPGIEPFSLQVSPQEMVQEIHQVLMDREDTCHRTCFSLHLDGNMLDHFSELRSVEGLQEGSVLRVVEEPYTVREARIHVRHVRDLLKSLDPSDAFNGVDCNSLSFLSVFTDGDLGDSGKRKKGLEMDPIDCTPPEYILPGSRERPLCPLQPQNRDWKPLQCLKVLTMSGWNPPPGNRKMHGDLMYLFVITAEDRQVSITASTRGFYLNQSTAYHFNPKPASPRFLSHSLVELLNQISPTFKKNFAVLQKKRVQRHPFERIATPFQVYSWTAPQAEHAMDCVRAEDAYTSRLGYEEHIPGQTRDWNEELQTTRELPRKNLPERLLRERAIFKVHSDFTAAATRGAMAVIDGNVMAINPSEETKMQMFIWNNIFFSLGFDVRDHYKDFGGDVAAYVAPTNDLNGVRTYNAVDVEGLYTLGTVVVDYRGYRVTAQSIIPGILERDQEQSVIYGSIDFGKTVVSHPRYLELLERTSRPLKILRHRVLNDRDEEVELCSSVECKGIIGNDGRHYILDLLRTFPPDLNFLPVAGEELPEECSRAGFPRAHRHKLCCLRQELVDAFVEHRYLLFMKLAALQLMQQKASKVENPTSLENGDLPSSESKHEDPLGSEAGNEEGSSTSGLAKVKELAETIASDDSTADPRSREVIHNACKAVGSISSTAFDIRFNPDIFSPGVRFPESCQDEVQDQKQLLKDAAAFLLSCQIPGLVKDCTDHAVLPMDGATLAEVMRQRGINMRYLGKVLDLVLRSPARDQLDHIYKIGIGELITRSAKHIFKTYLQGVELSGLSAAISHFLNCFLSSYPNPVAHLPADELVSKKRNKRRKNRPPGAADNTAWAVMTPQELWKNICQEAKNYFDFNLECDAVDQAVETYGLQKITLLREISLKTGIQILLKEYSFDSRHKPAFTEEDVLNIFPVVKHVNPKASDAFHFFQSGQAKVQQGFLKEGCELINEALNLFNNVYGAMHVEICACLRLLARLHYIMGDYAEALSNQQKAVLMSERVMGIEHPNTIQEYMHLALYCFASSQLSTALSLLYRARYLMLLVFGEDHPEMALLDNNIGLVLHGVMEYDLSLRFLENALAVSTKYHGPKALKVALSHHLVARVYESKAEFRSALQHEKEGYTIYKTQLGEDHEKTKESSEYLKCLTQQAVALQRTMNEIYRNGSSANIPALKFTAPSMASVLEQLNVINGILFIPLSQKDLENLKAEVARRHQLQEASKNRDKTEEPMATESEPARAPEDVGSQPQAAKDPSSQSLQG; from the exons ATGGTCATCAAGACGGACGAGTTGCCGGCGGCCGCCCCGGCCGACAGCGCCCGGGAGCACGGCTCGCAGGCCGGTAGCAAGGGGCGACCAGGCGCGGCCG AGCCTCCCTCTGTCATGCTGTTGAATGGGGACTACCcagagaacatgaagaaggaggaggtgaTTGAGCCACCCAGGGAAAATGGGCTGGATGAGGGTGAGCCAGGAGATGAGACCACGGGACAGGAAGTCATTGTCATTCAAGACACGGGCTTCTCTGTGAAGATCCTGGCCCCTGGCATTGAGCCCTTCTCCCTTCAG GTGTCCCCCCAAGAGATGGTGCAGGAGATCCACCAGGTGCTCATGGACCGTGAAGACACGTGTCACCGTACCTGCTTCTCACTACACCTGGATGGGAACATGCTAGACCACTTTTCAGAGCTCCGCAGTGTTGAGGGGCTCCAGGAGGGCTCAGTGCTCCGTGTGGTGGAAG AGCCATACACAGTACGTGAGGCCCGCATCCATGTGCGCCATGTTAGAGACCTGCTCAAGAGCCTGGACCCATCTGATGCCTTCAATGGGGTTGACTGCAATTCCTTGTCCTTCCTGAGTGTCTTCACCGATGGCGACCTGGGAG ACAGTGGGAAGCGGAAGAAGGGCTTGGAGATGGACCCCATCGACTGCACACCACCTGAGTACATCCTGCCAGGGAGCCGGGAGCGGCCACTATGTCCTCTGCAGCCCCAGAACCGGGACTGGAAG CCCCTGCAGTGTCTAAAAGTACTCACCATGAGCGGCTGGAACCCACCCCCTGGGAATCGCAAGATGCACGGGGACCTCATGTATCTGTTTGTGATCACAGCCGAGGACCGGCAAGTCAGCATCACTGCTTCCACGAGGGGCTTCTACCTGAACCA GTCCACAGCCTACCACTTCAACCCCAAGCCTGCCAGCCCCCGCTTCCTCAGCCATTCCCTAGTAGAACTGCTCAACCAGATCAGCCCAACCTTCAAAAAAAACTTTGCTGTGCTGCAGAAGAAAAG GGTCCAGCGCCACCCGTTCGAGAGGATCGCCACCCCATTCCAGGTGTACAGCTGGACAGCTCCCCAGGCAGAGCATGCCATGGACTGTGTGCGTGCAGAGGATGCCTACACGTCGAGGCTGGGCTACGAGGAGCACATTCCTGGACAG ACCCGGGACTGGAATGAGGAGCTTCAAACGACAAGGGAGCTGCCCCGCAAGAACCTGCCTGAGCGGCTGCTTCGAGAAAGAGCCATATTTAAG gTGCATAGCGACTTCACAGCCGCAGCCACACGGGGTGCCATGGCAGTCATTGATGGAAACGTGATGGCCATCAACCCCAGTGAGGAGACCAAGATGCAGATGTTCATCTGGAACAACATCTTCTTTAGCCTGGGCTTTGATGTCCGTGACCACTACAAGGACTTTGGTGGGGATGTAGCAGCCTATGTTGCACCCACTAATGACCTGAATGGTGTTCGCACCTACAATGCAGTGGACGTGGAGGGGCTGTAcacactgggcacagtggtggtAGACTACCGTGGCTACCGGGTCACAGCTCAGTCCATCATCCCTGGCATCCTGGAGCGGGACCAGGAACAGAGTGTCATCTATGGCTCCATTGACTTTGGTAAGACAGTAGTATCACACCCTCGGTACTTGGAGCTGCTGGAGCGCACCAGCCGTCCCCTCAAGATCCTGCGGCACCGGGTGCTCAATGACCGAGATGAGGAGGTGGAGCTCTGCTCCTCGGTGGAGTGCAAGGGCATCATCGGCAACGATGGGCGCCATTATATCCTTGACCTGCTGCGCACCTTCCCACCTGATCTCAACTTCCTGCCTGTGGCTGGTGAGGAGCTGCCAGAGGAGTGCAGCCGTGCTGGCTTCCCCCGTGCCCACCGTCACAAGCTGTGTTGCCTGCGCCAGGAGCTGGTAGATGCCTTTGTGGAGCACAG GTACCTGCTTTTCATGAAGCTGGCTGCCCTGCAGCTGATGCAGCAGAAGGCCAGCAAGGTGGAGAACCCCACCTCCTTGGAAAATGGTGACCTTCCCTCCTCGGAATCTAAGCATGAAGACCCTCTGGGATCTGAGGCAGGAAATGAGGAGGGCAGTAGTACAAGTGGCCTGGCCAAGGTGAAGGAGCTGGCAGAGACCATCGCTTCAGACGACAGTACAG CAGACCCCCGGAGCCGGGAGGTGATCCATAATGCGTGCAAGGCTGTGGGCTCCATCAGCAGCACGGCCTTTGACATTCGCTTCAACCCTGACATATTCTCACCAG GGGTTCGCTTCCCTGAGTCCTGCCAGGACGAAGTTCAGGATCAGAAGCAGCTGCTAAAAGACGCAGCTGCCTTCTTGCTCTCTTGCCAGATTCCTGGCTTG GTGAAGGACTGTACAGACCATGCAGTGCTGCCCATGGACGGGGCCACACTGGCCGAGGTGATGCGCCAGCGTGGCATCAACATGCGCTACCTAGGCAAGGTGCTGGACCTGGTTCTGCGGAGCCCAGCCCGTGACCAGCTGGACCACATCTAT AAAATCGGCATTGGAGAGCTCATCACACGCTCTGCCAAGCATATCTTCAAGACGTACTTACAG GGAGTTGAGCTCTCAGGCCTCTCAGCTGCCATCAGCCACTTTCTAAATTGCTTCCTGAGCTCCTACCCCAACCCTGTGGCCCACCTGCCTGCTGATGAGCTGGTCTCCAAGAAGAGGAACAAGAGGAGGAAAAACCGGCCCCCAGGGGCTGCAGATAACACCGCCTGGGCTGTCATGACCCCCCAGGAGCTCTGGAAGAACATTTGCCAGGAGGCCAAGAATTACTTCGACTTTAACCTTGAGTG tGATGCCGTGGACCAGGCTGTGGAGACCTATGGCCTGCAGAAGATAACGCTGCTGCGGGAGATCTCCCTCAAAACTGGAATCCAG ATCCTGCTGAAGGAGTACAGCTTCGACAGCCGCCACAAGCCAGCCTTCACCGAGGAGGATGTGCTCAACATCTTCCCCGTAGTCAAACACGTCAACCCCAAGGCTTCGGATGCCTTCCACTTCTTCCAGAGTGGGCAGGCCAAAGTACAGCAGG GTTTCCTGAAGGAGGGCTGTGAACTTATTAACGAGGCCCTGAACCTGTTCAACAATGTGTATGGAGCCATGCATGTGGAGATCTGCGCCTGCCTGCGCCTCCTGGCCCGACTCCACTATATCATGGGCGACTACGCTGAG GCACTGAGTAACCAACAGAAGGCAGTGCTGATGAGCGAGCGAGTGATGGGTATTGAGCACCCAAACACAATCCAGGAATAT ATGCACCTGGCCCTTTACTGCTTCGCCAGCAGCCAGCTGTCCACGGCCCTGAGTCTGCTGTACCGTGCTCGCTACCTCATGCTGCTTGTGTTTGGGGAGGACCATCCTGAGATGGCACTACTGGAC AACAACATTGGGCTGGTGCTGCACGGCGTGATGGAGTACGACCTGTCTCTGCGCTTCCTGGAGAATGCACTGGCTGTCAGCACCAAGTACCATGGGCCCAAGGCCCTCAAGGTGGCCCTCAG CCACCACCTTGTCGCCCGGGTCTACGAGAGCAAAGCTGAGTTCCGGTCAGCCCTGCAGCATGAGAAGGAAGGCTACACCATCTACAAGACCCAG CTGGGTGAGGACCATGAGAAGACCAAGGAAAGTTCTGAGTACCTCAAGTGCCTGACTCAGCAGGCCGTGGCCCTGCAGCGCACCATGAATGAGATCTACCGCAATGGCTCCAGCGCCAACATCCCAGCCCTCAAG TTCACAGCTCCCAGCATGGCCAGTGTCCTGGAGCAGCTCAACGTCATCAATGGCATCCTCTTCATTCCTCTCAG CCAAAAAGACTTGGAAAATCTGAAGGCTGAGGTGGCACGGCGGCACCAGCTCCAGGAGGCCAGCAAAAACAGGGATAAGACCGAGGAGCCCATGGCCACTGAGTCTGAGCCAGCGAGGGCCCCAGAGGATGTGGGCTCCCAGCCCCAGGCTGCCAAGGACCCTTCCTCCCAGAGTTTGCAGGGATAA